A region of the Struthio camelus isolate bStrCam1 chromosome 4, bStrCam1.hap1, whole genome shotgun sequence genome:
gtgggttttttcctttttttttttttttttattcttatcctTATCAGTACTTCAAAGTAAGGCAGGGAGAAGAATGAGCAGATGGAAGTGGAAGTTGGCAAGTGATGTGTagttagtgtgttttttttttttccttcatcctctCCTCCTGACCCTTAGTGCATTGTAAAAAAGTACTTGGTTTGAGAATGCTTTAGTCAATGAAGAAAATGAGTCCTGAGGCTGGGAACAGGTTCTACCTATACACAGTGGCAGCTTGAAAAAGTGTGGAAATCATGAAGTGAGGTGTAGAAATGCAGGACTGAGTATGCAACTAGGTCATTTTAAAAAGGATTCTCAGGAGCAAATAAATGGCTGATTTACTAGTGGAAAGAAGTTTACCTTTATTAACTTTATTCGAGATCGTTACTTAAGGATTGTGTTGAATTTAAGATGTGACTTAACTAACCCTTTCTCCAGATGCTGGAAAAGGTTGTATGCCCACctgcttctcctcccttcttcctctctcGTTATATCTGGAGGATGTTTGGTAGAGAACTGAAGGCTTGGAATTCAGGCCTATTCAAACAATGAAAGTCACATCTCTGTAGTGGCGGTGGAATACTAACTCTAGCTTTGGTGTCCACAAGTTGGGAAGAATGGCAATGCGTTCAGAATTCCTCCTCAATTTATTTGAGAATTGGAGAAAATCTTAATCTTCAAAATCTTAGATTTAGTTTATGTCTTGAAATGAGATGAAAGAAGTTATTTAACTTCATGTAACTTATTCTGCAGATAGTGAGGAGAGTACTGGCTGTTAAGTTTTTAATGTAGTAGGGGGAGTGTGTGTACAAAAACAGCCTAAGTTATTTTTGTTACAGTTAATTTTTTCTAACAAAGAATGCTTAAAATTAGCAGTGTAAGTTATAATAACACAATGCCTGTTATAGTAACACAATACGTTGTTGGGCCCAGTTATGGCCCTCCTCCGCTTGCCTAGTTCAAGACTGGGTGCCCTTTTGAGTGAATGCTTTGACCAGGTAAAAATTCCAGCTCTGTCTCATTCCACAAAATCTGATCCCTTTTGAGCATAATCTCACCAAATGCAGGAAGAGCTTACTTTTGGAAGAGCACTGCAAAATAGACCCACCTTCTTGCCTGAAGGAAACCTAATTTCATTCTTGAGTGAAACTTATGATTTCGCAGTGTAGTGTCTCTTAAGCTATTTTAGAACCTGCTTTTTCCTGGAAAGTTTTCAAGATGCATCAAATCTTGCTCTAAATCCATTCAAAAAGTAGTAGCTGGTAAACAGACATTCATGACCTGTTGAGTCTATTATTCTGGAAAATTACCTGGTTGAATAACTTGGCTTTGTGTGAAAGGAGGTTTCCCTCACACAGAGGGTAACAGACTTCACTCTCAAGGTTCTTACCAATTGCTTTGTGAACTCTGCTTATCTTTTCTCAAGTATAGTAATAAAAAAGGGTTCTCCATTCCGGAAACTGCAGGTAGACCTTAACGCAGAAGGGAATGAATGGGGCAGGTGGTGTCTAGCCAATCCAGGAGAGCTGGTAAACAGTTTTCAGTGCCCACTTACAGTAATATCTAATGGCCCGTACGAGACCTTTGTGTTCTGCATAGATATAATCTCTCCCACAATTTACAACTTAGTAGAGCCTACTCCAGTTTGGATTTTAAGATATCGTTAGAATACGCTATCATATAATGTTTCCAAGCAGTCTTAGCTTCAGTTGTGGAAAGCCAAGTACGTACCATGACAGAGATTCCTCCCTTATTTTCTTCAGGCTCCTGTTGGAAATCAtgcaccttcctttccctcttctgaaTGTGATGTCATATATGACGTTCTTTTAATTACCAGGATTTTTGCCTCAGTTGCCAAAGAATTAGCATTTGCTGTAATTTAACAGAATTCTGTACATTTGATCACTTATGAGAACGAATTGTTATAAGTGATAAGAACTTTTTGTTCTACAAATTGTTCTGACTGCTTTTCTGTGGAACTGAGCACTGACTTCACTAGAAGCTAATCTAATGTGGCTGTAAAGGCAGGATGGCTGTCTGTGTTGAAGAACATGGCAGTCATGCTGGGTAGTACAGATAAGGTCTGAATGTATGgggtcgttcccccccccccaccaccccccatcCTCTTTAAAAAAGCTCTCATTAGTTTGTAACTGGCAAAGATCCGATGGTTTACTCTCCAGTTGGGTAAGGCTTTTATAACGTGGTTAGAATGCAGATAATCAAATGACTGTGTTTTATAAAGACTTTAAACTAAATGGATCTTTTATCAGGTCCTCTTTACAAATGTCTAAGCATTCATCTAATGTGGCCACGTGGGATTGATCTGAAGATTTTGTTACTTCTAGACATGAGATCTTAACCTGTATGAATAGTCTCTAAACAAGCCTAATAATTCTTTTAAGTCATTCTTATTGTCCTTTTTGTGTGGTTCAAGATACATTGCTTTAAGACTGTCTGACACGGTATTCTGTTctaaaagtgcatttttcttaACTATTATGTGATAGTTGAATAGACTAGTATTGCCCTTAATTTGGGAATAAATTGAGGAGAGAATCCCTTGAATAACCTGCCAGGTCTCTTAAATCTATCAGTCTGCTTATCCTTCAGGGAAAGCTGAAATTAACTCTTGCTGTTTTGTCTCAATGTGCTCTTATGTTACGTATGGTACCTTACTAGTTTGTTTGAGTAAACTATCAATACTAGCTTTATTAATGCAGGTAATCTATATAACTAGCAACTGCAGTTATAAAAGGCAAACTAGTAGGAACAGCAGTCACTTTTACCGCTGTTGTCAGGTTTCATATTTCAAGTCTTTTAATGTCCATGGGATTTGCAGTTTTGTTAGCCCTTTCTAAAACTCTGGGTTTCTGCTGTTTActtcagaaaagttttttcttgAAGCTGTAAATACATCCACAGTTGCAAACGTAAAGCATGAATCATAGCAATGGCTTGTCTCTTATATGCAGACTTTGATAAGCAAGATAAAAATCTGATTGCTGTCCTGTCCTTTCGCCAGTACCCTCGTTCCCTATCCCAAAACAAACACAGCAAGGCAATATTACCGTAGATTAGCACTAGTATCTTAAGTGTGGAGTTCAAGGATTCAAAGTTGTTACTTGCACACCATCTGTTCGTATGTACCACAGAAGAAGAGCTTTGTAGGCCAAggatatttgtttaaaaagtgaaCTTGTATCTGGAAAGGAAGTCTATATACAGTGCTACCTCTTTTTGGCTATACAAATAAAACAAGCTTGTTCTTGTTTTAGCAATCTTCTTCCCCCGTTCTGAGGTGGTGATGGACGATAAAGAGCAATCCTTGGGCTCTGATAGGGCCTTACATCTATAAAGTAGTTATAGGAGACTGGGTAGCAAGATGTATTCTGTGCCTGAAAAATCTGGACAGTATGAGAATGCCTTTTGAATATTGCTTTTCCTTTAgataaagtaaattaaaaaaatggaaaacttccTGCTTACGGCCTGTCTTGATATGCAGGAGCTACTGACTGAGTTTAATCTTAAATTCTGAAGGCCTTCACGTGGAAACCTTGTTCTAGGCATGACCTCTACGTTGCTTATCATTAATAAGACGTTACTAGTAAGCCCATGTTCTAAGACACTAAGCCGAGTTCTAAGACTGTCTCATCTTTTGCAGGTATCACGTTCTTGGGTAGGAAAGTTAGATTTTGTATGGCTTTTgtactttaagaaataaaacGTTTTGATGttatacttaattttaaaaatataaaatgctagTGAAGTTTGCTTTGAAGACTGTTCCATATTGGGCCTTCAACAATTTGTATATTAAATTTAGTTAAGGCTATTTCTGTCTCTTACTTTAAGGTAAAGTATTCTACTCTTTTTTCCGAGATTGAAAATGTAAAACCCAATTGtcagattttaattttctctccactgaaatgaaaattggATCAAAGCTGTTTCATTAAGAGTGAATTATTTCTCTTAATTCTGTATTTTGTGTGAGCTGTTGTTGCAACTCTTGAAACACTTTGATACCTAGTGATatatcagaaaacattttcaattaaaCCTTTGAAGtctaactattttttttaaatgccagctGTTTAAAAGCATCTTCGAGATACCCAACAAAACCCAGTCCTTTAACGAGGATATTAGATGCATAGGGAAACTGAAAACTGCATGCATATTCCTTGAGGTGCGTGCTGGCTGTCTTTCACAcagttgaaactttttttttctctgatttcagTACTCATCTGAGAAGTTGAACAAAAGTGGCAGCTTGTTCCCTTTCGAAATCAACGGTAAGTTCTTCACAAACCTTAGGCACGTTTTTACTGAGGTAATTGGTATAGTAAGCAGCCTTTCTTTTGTAAATAAGGTGAGGGGGATGGAGCACGCTGTTGTAGAGCCTGCTGGTTTAAGCTGGTCTTTGAACAATACTGGGAATAGCTGGTTGTTAGTTTTGTACTTGTGATCTGCTTTGCATAGTAAAAGGCCTTGtaacgttttttttttgttcagtatcGGCTGTGGTGTACAGATGCACAGCAATTGCTGTTTTTTATGCTAAGCATCTCTTTGCAAACCTCTACTAGCAGACAACTCTAACCTCTTCACACACCTTCTTATATGCTTTGCCAAACAGAATATCCTGCATGGTGCAGATTAAGTTGAAGTCCAGTGTTTTGACGCAAGCATATAAGCCTTTTGATCCTGTTAGAATGACAGTAAATTTTACTTAACAAAAATAAGAATGCTGCTTATTGATGTGCAAAAAACTTTTAAATCCCTCCCCTAGTAAAACAGTACAAAAACTTTGCATATTTTGTGTCTTTTAAGCATGGTAGTCTCTTATTTGCTCAATGGGACTCCTCTTAAAATGTTATTCTTAGTTTGTGTGAGGTTCCTGAGGGAAATGATATTTTGTATAATACCTTATTTGATAATATGTGAGCAATTATAACACTTGCATAAAACTCttgagttttttttaatgtaaactttaAATGCATTCCCTCAACCTTGGAGAAAGATTCCtatggatttttaaaaactaatgcaGTCCAAGCTAAGTGTTCCAGCAGTAGATAGAAGTTTCAGACAATATCTAGATCCTATTGTGTTGGTTATTTTACTTGCATTGAATTATGGATGGTCCCTGCCTTGAAGAGCTTACATGCTTAAGGCAAAGCACAGTATGTGGTTGTACCCATCTGAAAGAATGGAGAAGGAAGGACAGAGGAATTCTAATAAAACATGTTGTTTGAATAGGCCAGCTGTCTGCGGAGTTAAATGATTTTGAGACAATAGGGTGTTCTCTAAATAAGGTCCAAATAAACAGGATAATCCATGACATACTTTGCTGGCCATGGAGCATGTACAACTGTTTGGGTTTGTGACTTTTGAAGCTACTCAACACATCTTTAATCTGTTGGTTATTCTCAAACTCTTAGCTTGTAGAGCCAactctcagaaaataaaaatactaaatattatACCATATTCTAGATTCTTAAAATATACTTAGGGAGAATTTGATGATTTAATGTTTCAAGTCTTCTCTTAAGCCTAGGATAACTGAAACTTACTTGGCTAATTGGTTTAAATTAGCAAATTTTCTAACCAAGCATGAAGCACTGGTAACTGGCCAACAGTtatgctgcttttcagtttgcaaatCCAAAGTCTGTTGTAGTTCCTCTTACATTTTATTGTGTAATGTGGAGGAACAGCTGTAAAATGTGCTAAATATTCTCAAAGAAAAGCTTCACAAAGGAGTGAGCGGCTTGGCTGGCAGGCTTTTTTCTAACCTAGCGTCAATTCAGATGAGAAGTTGTGCGTTATTGGCTATGTCTGTATTCACAGTTAAACCTTGCTGGAGGATCTTAAAGGCTATTCACTTTATTTACACCTTAAATTAGGATTTTTCAGACACTTTGTGGGTATGagcaaaaaatgaaatcatttgcAGCCTGAAATAACTCTATTGTTTCTAATTTAAAGCTTTTCACACTGTAGAGCATGAATGCCTATCTCTTTAAAACTTCAATTTCAGTGACCAGCGTGTGCCTTTCTTTAGGGAAAGACCTTATCAAAAGGACAGCAGTCTATAAACAGTTTATTTtgctcatatatttaaaaaaaaaaaaaaaaaacctccctagTTGGTTCTCACAATGCTTGTTAATCTGCTTTAGTTGTACCTCAGGCTGTTCAGCATTACAGGTTTTAACTGTAGTTATATGGTGGTCTCTAGAGAAACAGATGAGGAAGTTCCTACTGCTCACTAAGAAAATAGTGCTGTAATCTTCCAATTCATAGGAAAAGGCATTATTAAAGTATTGAAATGTATACTAGAATGCCTGGAATGTCTCCTGAAATACTTTAGTCTTCACATTTCTAGAACTTTACCATCTTTAAAGGGATTTTGTGGTTATGTTGTGAAAATTTGATTAAGACCTGGGTGTTTATGGCTAACACTTATAAACTTGTTTGATTAGTGGTTTTGCATTAAACTGAATTTAAACAAATTATCTCTTTCCTTCCCATCTTTCAcctgtatctttttatttttttatttttttagaagacaGTCCTTGGAAAGCTTTAAATGGGGGTTGCTCAATCCAGACTGATACGACCAGGAATTCAGCTTACCCTTTCCCAGTGTGCCCGTTCAGTACAGGCACGGCCAATAATGGTAGTCTGCAATGGCAGCAGGAATCTTCCAGTACGTCCATGGTGTCGGGATGGATAAGTGAATTAAACCTTAACGAAAATTCAGGTCAGCCGTTGGCACCACCAACAAAACGCCATTGTAGATCCCTCTCTGAGCCGGATGAGCTGGCTCGCTGTCGCTCCCCGTGGAAACCTGGCAGCTCGAAAGTCTGGACTCCTGTGTCAAAGAGACGGTGTAATAGTGGTGGTAGTGCTACTTTGCAACGCTGCAACAGTCACGGAAGTGCGACCTTACAGAGAAGCACAAGTATCAGTCTGCCACAAAACATACTGTCGCTAAATAACGTCTTCACTATCACCAGCTTCAATACGTCACCAGTACCCAGACCTTCCTCGGCGAGCAGTGGTTTTGTGGACAGTAGCGAGGGAAGCACAAGTTCGAGCACCCGCTGGAATTCTGGAGGGCCTTGTGACTTTAACCCAAGGCGgcgcctctccctctcccaggagCACATCACCGAGACAGGGAATCTCTTGCCTTCAGCTAACAGCACTCCCACCTCCACACCCGAGCTCAGTCGGCGTCAAGGCTTGTTGAGATGCCGCTCGCAGCCTTGCGTTCTGAATGAGAAGAAAAGTCGGCTAAAGCGCAGACGGGAGGAGGATGTACGATGGAACAGGCCATCGTTagacttttttaaaatgacacgggtgagattttcttttcctcgGTGTGTGAAAAGAACTTGTTACAGAGAGGCGGTTTCTAGATAAACCAAATTAATTTGTAGTTGTTACAGCTTTGTTTGTGTTCTAGTACTGGCATCTATATCTTCAGCAGTACAGCAGGGCTTCTCACGCTTGTCAAAGCCATGCCTTACAGCCCGCTTTCTGAAGTACAGTCTATTTGATAAAGTACAAAGAGCTGTGAAAAGATGCTTTAAGCAGAGGCCAAAAAAGGGCTTGTTTTGAAAATGCAATAAAGCATAGGGAAGAAGGTAGACtgggtagcaaaaaaaaaaaagttaataccaGTGAGTTAACGAAGAACAGCGTGCAGCCATTTTTAAGTTATCGTGGTGCAAATCTATTGGGTTAAGCCTCTCCTTAAAAGTGTGAGTAAATCCGTAAAGCTAAAGAAGAGCAAGCAGAACCCTACCTAAATGTATGTAACCAAAGAAACTGCTGGTAAGCTATAAGTGATGGAAGTAGTTTTCTAATACAGCAATTCTAGATGTGCCCGCTCAGGAGGGGTGTTTTACTCTCACCAGAACTCCACCTCTCTCCACAGCTGGGAGTAAAGATGTTGGTTTAAAAACTAGGTCTTAATTTTAATTCATGTCTGTACTCTGCATGTAATAGTACATAGCTCACTTTCTGTATCCATGGGGGTATCACTGCTAAAGTTTAAAGCTGAAGCTGCTTATTTAGTTTCTTCAGAAGTAGAGCTGAGAGAacacttggggtggggggggggttttaCATTCGCACAAATTCAGTCTTCTACTACCTGCTGCATCTTCAGTAGGTACCGGATTTAAGGGTTGTGTGAATTTTCCCTTAAGATAGCTATGCCATGGTGGGAAGGAGACAGTTTGCAGAAGTAACAATAACAAAAGTAAGTGAAAGATACAGTTTCACAGCAGTGTCCCCACATTTGAAGCCTTGTGCAGAAGGAAAGCTGAATGGAGTGGGACTCTGGCTAAAACTTCTGATCTCTGGTACTTGGTTATTGTTAGCTTATACACAGAGATGCGTGGCAGAAAAATTAGTAAAATACTGGAACTGGACTGTTGATTACTTCCACTTTGCTTAGCTAAAAGTCTGTGTGATGacatctctcttcctcctgcaaCTTTCTAAGACAATTTACTTTATAAGATTTAAGTGTTTTCTTCATTAAAGAGACTGCTTTTTTGGAAGAACTGTAGGATATGCAATTAGGTGACAAGCCATACATAGTGATTTGCTTGCTTACTGACAAGCTTGGTAACAGATTTCTTTTCTGGATGTGACTGGACGCTGTTCTGGGTTTTGGTTAGAATGCACGTTTATTGGTTAGTTAATCAGAGCTTACCTGTTCCTTCATGTTAATCACTGCAGAGATTAGCTTGCTAAATCTACTCCAGAAATATTAGTGAATTTGCCTTTCGACTGCCAGTGTTCTAATGCAGGTTGGTTGATGTTTAAACTGAATGTAAAATTTGGAGATTTCTGCTTTCTTGGCTAGATGTGCTGCTTGCGTTCTCCGAGCTTTAAAGATACAGTATTTTAGGcaaattcattttttcagttgttCGGCTTAGACCTAAATAAACCTTAGTAGTGCACCTGGAGAAGACTTAATATAACCCCATGTATATAGATAAGTTCCTTAGCTCTTTAGATTTGCTGCTGCGTTAAAGAGCACATCTGACTGTAGTATTTGGGCATTGTTAGTCACTTTTTGCCATAAGACGTATTTTGAAAACCCGTTTTCATGGTAAGCTGGGTAGTTTGTGCAACAAAACTCATTCTACATCATCTGGACCGGAAGGGGTTATTTTCAGCTCTTTCGTTAGAATCTTCCTTTAAAGATGCTAATGTGTATTTAATTAAAAGCACAAAGTacagtttgaaaatatattatcttttaaacaaactgaactTTAGGGAGAATgtagctgttaaaaagaaaaactggcaGTATTTTAAGTAAATCTTCAGTAAGATCTGAATCAAGTTTTCAATAAATGCTGGGAGGTGaaggggtttggttttgtttagaGAATGGCACTTTACTAAGCTATTACGTTCTGTTAGTTTTTTCTTTAGCCTACCTTCTCCTTACACCCTAGATCTTAACAAACATATATGCTTTGAAACTTCCAGTGTTGTGGtttgaaatatatttctctgGAAGCATACTTCCTGAAAATTACTGCTGCGCAAAATATAAGCTAATACTAGAGAAGACTTGTTTTGAAGTGTCATGCAGTGAGATATAGATGTGTCCTATATCCACATAGTTTACTGAAGATCAGGATTACGATAAGGGGAAGTTCAGTAAGACCTCTTTCATGTATTTTGAAGGCTCCTtattgtttctaaaaataaatctccTGTGATTTCAAATTCACTTGTAAGTCAGTTTATGAAAGGCCgatgtgaaaacaaatgtttccaAGTCTGAGGATATTTGTTCCGAGCTTACTGCAAATGTTTTGATGTCCTCAAATGTTCCTGAGAGTCTTGGAACTTGTGAAGTATGTGCCTTAAAACAGGTCAGTAATTAGATAATTAATACTGATTGTGGTAGATTTGAAGGtgcaggaaagagttcttgctttACCTGGCAGTGGTGTGTCTGAGCCGTGAGAACTGTAAAAGAAGAGACAGTCTTGAGTGCAGTTCTGTTGCAGCAGTTTCTCCCAACAGGCTGGAATTTTAAGAGGTCTGCCCTGAAATGCTTGCAAAAATTGTTTAAGGTTTCTCAGGTAGTAATTCACTCGAATCGGTATTTATCAAAACTAAGTGATTTACTTTAGTCTGAAGCAAGAGCTATTCTGTGTGAATGCAGTTCTTGAATAGCAGTGTGTTCAAGGGAGACgtaaagaaaaagggggagactTTTTTGCATCAGTtatgtttcattattttttttgccAGTTGAATTCTTCCTCCTGAGTTGATGCTGCTTCAGTCCCTACTAATTTGCTAATATGAAGGCTAGAAAAATCAGTCAGTCTAAATCTGAAAGCCAGGCTCCCATTGTTAATACTTTTAAGTATAAAATTCATAGAGTAGTTTCAGATTAGTAATGTACCCTGAATTGCAGTATTTGTTTACAATTTGTTCATTGCTGTATTACCTCTTGAATGTTCTGTTTTGTACCAGTCTTtagaacaa
Encoded here:
- the FAM53A gene encoding protein FAM53A; this encodes MVTLITEKLQNQSLDDLTCKTYNINLYSSEKLNKSGSLFPFEINEDSPWKALNGGCSIQTDTTRNSAYPFPVCPFSTGTANNGSLQWQQESSSTSMVSGWISELNLNENSGQPLAPPTKRHCRSLSEPDELARCRSPWKPGSSKVWTPVSKRRCNSGGSATLQRCNSHGSATLQRSTSISLPQNILSLNNVFTITSFNTSPVPRPSSASSGFVDSSEGSTSSSTRWNSGGPCDFNPRRRLSLSQEHITETGNLLPSANSTPTSTPELSRRQGLLRCRSQPCVLNEKKSRLKRRREEDVRWNRPSLDFFKMTRTLKNSKSLCSLDYEDDDDDTQMKTIVSSPCDSNDLMNIITPGSSPMKEQLDEVRRHGSCQGSFKARNYKKAAAVCESDEDTSDCESTEEGIFPLDCGDLDLEQIENN